A DNA window from Planctomycetota bacterium contains the following coding sequences:
- a CDS encoding Na+/H+ antiporter subunit E, giving the protein MSLFLVNVLLAAMWVLLWGDLSLYTIVLGFAFGYAVLWLFARLRGHDTLWNAYGRRLFGLFTFGIYFFGQLVKSNWQIARQILSPGLDIDPRIIRYDVTGLSTAEITILSNAITLTPGTLVIDSRTRGDRTLLYIHCLFAEDRETQIEEIDTLRHHMERDVFFKGPPTPTAIATRGTLA; this is encoded by the coding sequence GTGAGTCTGTTTCTGGTTAATGTGCTTCTTGCGGCGATGTGGGTGCTGCTCTGGGGAGACCTGTCGCTCTACACCATCGTTCTGGGATTCGCCTTCGGCTACGCCGTGCTTTGGCTGTTCGCCCGCCTCCGAGGCCACGACACGCTCTGGAACGCCTACGGCCGACGGCTGTTCGGACTGTTCACGTTCGGCATCTACTTCTTCGGACAGCTCGTCAAGAGCAACTGGCAGATCGCGCGGCAAATCCTCTCGCCCGGGCTCGATATTGACCCCAGGATCATCCGTTATGACGTCACAGGCTTGTCGACTGCTGAGATCACCATCCTGAGCAACGCGATCACGCTCACGCCAGGAACGCTCGTCATCGACTCGCGGACACGTGGCGACCGCACACTGCTCTACATCCACTGCCTTTTCGCCGAAGACCGCGAGACGCAGATCGAGGAGATCGACACGCTCCGGCACCACATGGAGCGCGACGTCTTCTTCAAAGGCCCGCCAACGCCGACGGCCATCGCGACAAGGGGGACGCTGGCATGA
- a CDS encoding monovalent cation/H+ antiporter complex subunit F: MTTDELVEWSTLLGVVFLVAGIGMCLYRIVRGPTLADRGVAADTMGVQLLGLVIVLTIRWGELLFVDGMLVIALLSFAGTVAIAQFIARPYLQPQDEQREGSS; this comes from the coding sequence ATGACGACCGACGAATTGGTTGAGTGGTCGACGCTTCTAGGCGTTGTGTTTCTCGTCGCGGGCATCGGCATGTGCCTCTACCGCATCGTTCGCGGGCCGACGCTCGCCGACCGCGGCGTTGCGGCAGACACGATGGGTGTCCAACTGCTCGGGCTCGTCATCGTGCTGACTATCCGCTGGGGCGAGCTCCTGTTCGTCGACGGCATGCTCGTTATCGCCCTGCTCAGCTTCGCAGGCACCGTCGCAATCGCCCAGTTCATCGCCAGGCCGTATCTCCAGCCACAGGACGAACAACGGGAGGGATCGTCATGA
- the mnhG gene encoding monovalent cation/H(+) antiporter subunit G: MSGIIYSLFDVFTALLVLSGIFFMFVGAVGMLRLPDAYCRSHAASKCVTLGIVGLLAALVVFVATAPEEPLPSDPAEVELVTTADEPTLIAFTKALLVVVFVFVAAPIGSHMLARAAHIAGVTMWSGSLGDELQEDTRS, from the coding sequence ATGAGTGGCATTATCTACTCACTGTTTGATGTCTTCACCGCGTTGCTCGTGTTGTCGGGGATTTTCTTCATGTTCGTCGGAGCGGTCGGCATGCTGCGACTGCCCGACGCTTACTGCCGAAGCCACGCCGCCAGCAAGTGCGTGACGCTCGGCATCGTCGGCCTGTTGGCCGCGTTGGTCGTTTTCGTTGCGACGGCGCCGGAAGAGCCGCTGCCGTCCGATCCTGCGGAGGTCGAGCTTGTCACCACGGCCGACGAGCCCACACTCATCGCGTTCACCAAAGCTCTGCTGGTCGTGGTCTTCGTCTTCGTCGCGGCACCAATCGGCTCGCACATGCTAGCGCGCGCCGCCCACATTGCAGGGGTGACGATGTGGTCCGGAAGTCTCGGAGACGAACTCCAGGAAGACACGCGCTCCTAG